In one Pseudomonas purpurea genomic region, the following are encoded:
- a CDS encoding DUF2635 domain-containing protein, whose product MSKRITVQPATGRVVPDPEAGDLLPLEGREVTDSAWWRRRLADGDITLTAAQAATPQGAN is encoded by the coding sequence ATGAGCAAACGCATCACTGTGCAACCGGCCACCGGCCGGGTTGTACCGGACCCGGAAGCGGGCGATCTGCTGCCCCTCGAAGGCCGTGAAGTGACGGACAGCGCCTGGTGGCGCCGACGTCTGGCCGATGGCGATATCACACTTACCGCCGCGCAAGCGGCAACACCACAGGGAGCCAACTAA
- a CDS encoding phage GP46 family protein, which produces MFISHDLKTALTRSVLISLFTWRRAADDDLLDDEERFGWWGDSFPSVADDRIGSRLWLLRRVKLTRQTQMDAEFYAREALQWLIDDGHCSAIEVISERLDAQRLNLRTVLILADGERLDINPDNSWQVTYAV; this is translated from the coding sequence ATGTTCATCAGTCATGACCTCAAAACAGCACTGACCCGTTCGGTGCTGATCAGCCTCTTTACCTGGCGCCGCGCTGCCGACGATGACCTGCTCGATGACGAGGAGCGATTCGGTTGGTGGGGCGACAGTTTCCCCTCAGTGGCCGATGACCGCATCGGTTCGCGGTTGTGGCTGCTTCGACGGGTCAAGTTGACCCGACAGACCCAGATGGACGCCGAATTCTATGCCCGTGAAGCCCTGCAATGGCTGATCGACGATGGCCATTGCAGCGCCATCGAGGTCATCAGCGAACGCCTCGACGCCCAGCGTCTGAACCTGCGTACGGTGCTGATCCTGGCCGATGGCGAGCGTCTGGACATCAACCCCGATAACAGTTGGCAGGTGACCTATGCCGTTTGA
- a CDS encoding phage baseplate assembly protein V, which produces MSLLTRLLARGTVVFANSASKLQSLQMRLTAGEVNDDMEHFEPYGFTSSPLAGAEGIATFLGGDRSHAVVLVVADRRYRLKALAPGEVAIYTDEGDKVHFKRGRIIDIETTTLNIRASTAVNIDTPTLTQTGKIISQGDQVAGGISQIEHVHTGVQSGSGQTGAPAGGQ; this is translated from the coding sequence ATGAGCCTACTGACACGCCTCTTGGCGCGCGGCACCGTCGTGTTCGCCAACTCGGCCAGCAAGCTGCAATCGCTGCAAATGCGCCTGACCGCCGGCGAAGTGAACGATGACATGGAGCACTTCGAACCCTACGGTTTCACCAGCAGTCCGCTGGCTGGCGCCGAAGGTATCGCGACCTTCCTCGGTGGCGACCGCTCCCACGCGGTGGTGCTGGTGGTCGCCGACCGCCGCTATCGCCTCAAGGCGCTGGCGCCCGGTGAGGTGGCGATCTACACCGATGAAGGTGACAAGGTCCACTTCAAGCGTGGGCGCATCATCGACATCGAAACCACCACGCTGAACATCCGCGCCAGCACCGCCGTGAACATCGATACGCCGACACTGACCCAGACCGGCAAGATCATCTCTCAGGGCGATCAGGTCGCGGGCGGTATCAGCCAGATCGAACACGTACACACGGGCGTTCAGTCAGGCAGTGGCCAGACCGGCGCCCCCGCAGGAGGTCAGTGA
- a CDS encoding DNA circularization N-terminal domain-containing protein: MNWRDRLLPASFRGVGFWVDQAKTPVGQKGQLHEYPQRDEPFFEGLGRQAKIHDLTAFIVGADCLEQRDQLLKALEEGAGELVHPWLGRMQVKVGECEMTQTRQDGGMVTFALKFYPDQPVPFPTAAVNSREQLLLSADSLLGSAVRRFEDAISLIKAARIAVKELRDCLKDVYEVIEHEFKEVIETYKELSLLVRAVKELPREVSAEFKGLLGDIKELKDFAREGYRGVLANASQQVEAVKKIDTPKLTTGKDTVAAAQAMANLVQDAVLVKLGYKVAQMPVATPVVKLNSTPSVAQQAVQPVKRLDVPVADDVLTLRDALNDAMWQAALKADAVHYQALNALRQQLYGHLTAVSSSGVRLITLSPKQSLPALVVAYQRFGDATRVGEVIQRNSAVHPGFLPPADLKVAGE, from the coding sequence ATGAACTGGCGTGATCGTTTGTTGCCGGCGTCGTTTCGCGGCGTCGGTTTTTGGGTCGACCAGGCGAAAACCCCGGTCGGCCAGAAAGGCCAGTTGCACGAGTACCCGCAGCGTGACGAGCCGTTCTTCGAAGGGCTGGGGCGGCAGGCGAAGATCCATGACCTGACGGCGTTTATCGTCGGTGCCGATTGCCTGGAGCAGCGTGACCAGTTGCTCAAGGCGCTGGAGGAGGGCGCGGGTGAACTGGTTCACCCGTGGCTGGGGCGGATGCAGGTCAAGGTCGGCGAATGCGAGATGACCCAGACCCGCCAGGACGGCGGTATGGTGACCTTCGCGCTGAAGTTTTATCCCGACCAGCCTGTGCCGTTTCCCACGGCAGCGGTCAATTCCCGCGAACAATTGCTGCTCTCGGCTGACAGCCTGCTGGGCTCGGCGGTGCGGCGTTTCGAGGATGCGATCAGCCTGATCAAGGCGGCACGGATTGCCGTCAAGGAACTGCGTGATTGCCTCAAGGATGTGTATGAGGTCATCGAGCATGAGTTCAAGGAAGTGATCGAAACCTACAAGGAACTCAGTTTGCTGGTCAGGGCCGTCAAGGAACTGCCCCGTGAAGTGAGCGCCGAGTTCAAGGGCTTGCTGGGCGACATCAAGGAGCTCAAGGACTTTGCCCGGGAAGGCTATCGCGGTGTGCTCGCCAATGCTTCGCAACAGGTCGAAGCGGTGAAGAAAATCGACACGCCCAAACTCACCACCGGCAAGGACACCGTGGCGGCCGCACAGGCCATGGCCAATCTGGTGCAGGACGCAGTGCTGGTGAAGCTTGGCTACAAAGTGGCGCAAATGCCGGTGGCCACACCGGTGGTCAAACTGAACTCGACACCGTCGGTTGCGCAGCAAGCGGTGCAACCGGTCAAGCGCCTGGACGTCCCGGTGGCCGACGATGTGCTGACCCTGCGCGATGCGCTCAATGATGCGATGTGGCAAGCCGCCCTCAAGGCGGACGCCGTGCACTATCAAGCGCTCAACGCCCTGCGTCAGCAGTTGTACGGCCATCTGACGGCGGTGTCGTCATCGGGTGTGCGCTTGATCACCTTGTCGCCCAAGCAGAGCCTGCCGGCACTGGTGGTCGCGTATCAGCGCTTTGGCGATGCCACGCGGGTCGGCGAAGTGATTCAGCGCAACAGTGCGGTCCATCCTGGCTTTCTGCCTCCGGCCGATTTGAAAGTCGCTGGGGAGTAA
- a CDS encoding phage tail protein, whose protein sequence is MYRYARVETGLVTQVLVTDQDIPSSVPSWYEWVDVTGNPEVDVHWQASFMNGVWTFTTPSQEVLRKAAMMRVEGLLGEADRWSVLNPLQFKADVGVATPADEALLLAYKLYVIAVSEVSKQPGYPVTISWPVAPW, encoded by the coding sequence ATGTACCGATATGCACGTGTAGAAACAGGTCTGGTCACCCAGGTGTTAGTAACCGATCAAGATATTCCCTCCTCTGTTCCATCTTGGTATGAATGGGTTGATGTGACAGGCAACCCAGAAGTTGATGTGCACTGGCAAGCTTCGTTCATGAACGGTGTCTGGACGTTTACAACGCCCTCGCAAGAAGTGTTGCGTAAAGCTGCAATGATGCGGGTGGAGGGGCTGTTAGGCGAAGCAGATCGTTGGTCGGTGCTCAATCCTCTGCAATTCAAAGCTGATGTTGGCGTTGCTACCCCTGCTGATGAAGCGTTGTTGCTGGCGTACAAGCTCTACGTCATTGCAGTGAGTGAAGTTAGTAAACAACCAGGTTATCCGGTGACGATCAGTTGGCCGGTAGCGCCTTGGTAA
- a CDS encoding phage tail assembly protein has product MSQAVKLQVAIEAHGEPLTELNLRRPTVQEVRAIKALPYKIDKSEEVSLDMDVAAKYIAVCAGIPPSSVNQLDLADLNALSWAVASFFMSAASAPSPT; this is encoded by the coding sequence ATGAGTCAAGCCGTGAAGCTGCAAGTGGCCATCGAGGCCCACGGCGAGCCGCTGACCGAACTCAACCTGCGCCGTCCGACGGTGCAGGAGGTTCGGGCAATCAAGGCGCTGCCGTACAAGATCGACAAGAGCGAAGAAGTGAGCCTGGACATGGATGTCGCGGCCAAATACATCGCGGTCTGCGCCGGTATTCCACCGTCGTCGGTCAACCAGTTGGACCTGGCTGACCTCAACGCGCTGAGCTGGGCTGTCGCGAGTTTTTTCATGAGTGCGGCGTCGGCGCCATCACCGACCTGA
- a CDS encoding baseplate J/gp47 family protein has translation MPFETPSLPVLIKRTQSDLASDSLRQSDAQVLARTLGGAAYGLYGYLDWIAEQILPDKADESTLERIAALRLNQPRKAAQPASGTVSFMASAGAVLDVDTLLQSNDGRRYKVTAARTTGNGLNSTTIAALDAGALGNTDAGMTLISAQPIQGIVGPYTVLAPGLTGGIARESLESLRSRVIRSYRIIPHGGSAQDYETWALECPGITRAWCRGSYLGPGTVGLFVMRDDDPQPVPDTAQLAVVHAHIEPLRPVTAQLHVLAPMQVPVTYRLRLTPDTSAVRAAVEAQLRDLHNREAGLGETLLLSHIREAISSATGEHDHTLVAPVADVSAASNQLLTFGGCVWQA, from the coding sequence ATGCCGTTTGAAACGCCTTCGCTGCCGGTGCTGATCAAACGCACCCAAAGCGACCTGGCCAGCGACTCGCTGCGCCAGTCCGATGCGCAAGTACTGGCCCGAACCTTGGGTGGTGCAGCCTATGGCCTGTATGGCTATCTGGACTGGATCGCCGAGCAGATTCTGCCGGACAAGGCCGATGAGTCCACCCTGGAACGCATCGCCGCACTTCGCCTCAACCAGCCGCGTAAAGCGGCCCAACCCGCCAGCGGCACCGTGAGCTTCATGGCGAGCGCCGGTGCGGTGCTGGACGTCGACACGCTGCTGCAATCGAATGACGGTCGCCGCTACAAAGTGACCGCCGCCCGCACCACCGGCAACGGTCTCAACAGCACCACCATTGCCGCGCTGGACGCCGGTGCCCTCGGCAATACCGACGCCGGGATGACATTGATCTCGGCGCAACCGATCCAGGGCATCGTTGGCCCCTACACCGTGCTGGCGCCAGGGCTGACGGGCGGTATCGCCCGTGAAAGTCTTGAATCGCTGCGCTCGCGGGTGATTCGCTCGTACCGCATCATCCCTCACGGCGGCTCGGCGCAAGACTACGAAACCTGGGCGCTGGAGTGTCCGGGCATCACGCGTGCCTGGTGCCGTGGCAGTTACCTGGGGCCAGGCACGGTGGGGCTGTTCGTGATGCGTGACGACGACCCGCAACCGGTTCCGGACACGGCGCAACTGGCCGTCGTCCACGCCCATATCGAGCCGTTGCGGCCGGTCACCGCGCAGTTGCATGTGCTGGCGCCGATGCAGGTGCCGGTGACGTATCGCTTGCGTCTGACGCCCGACACCAGCGCTGTGCGCGCCGCGGTCGAAGCGCAGTTGCGTGACTTGCACAACCGCGAAGCGGGGCTGGGCGAAACCCTGTTGTTGAGCCACATCCGCGAGGCCATCAGCAGCGCCACCGGCGAGCACGACCACACACTGGTCGCGCCGGTCGCCGACGTCTCTGCCGCGAGCAATCAGTTGCTCACGTTCGGGGGCTGCGTATGGCAGGCATAA
- a CDS encoding putative phage tail protein, whose amino-acid sequence MAGIRTAAQYQAQLRSLLPSGPAWDPERVPELEQVLEDVSQELARLDARAADLLNEMDPAGVSELVPDWERVMNLPDPCLGLTPLFDDRRLAVRRRLLAVGSQAVSYYVEIARTQGYPNASITELEAPRMGRARFGSAHFGTWQAQFMWTLNTGGRLLLGRRFGASYWGERFGMNPGSALECLIHRSAPAHTRVHINYD is encoded by the coding sequence ATGGCAGGCATAAGAACCGCCGCGCAGTACCAGGCCCAACTGCGCAGCCTGCTGCCCAGCGGCCCGGCGTGGGACCCGGAACGCGTGCCGGAGCTGGAACAGGTGCTTGAAGACGTGTCCCAGGAACTGGCACGGCTGGACGCCCGCGCCGCCGACCTGCTCAACGAAATGGACCCGGCCGGCGTCAGTGAACTGGTGCCGGACTGGGAGCGGGTGATGAACCTGCCCGACCCGTGCCTGGGGTTGACGCCGCTGTTCGATGATCGCCGCCTCGCGGTACGTCGCAGGCTACTCGCGGTCGGCAGTCAGGCCGTCAGTTACTACGTGGAAATCGCCCGCACCCAAGGCTACCCGAACGCCAGCATCACCGAACTCGAAGCCCCGCGTATGGGCCGTGCGCGTTTCGGTTCGGCGCACTTCGGCACCTGGCAGGCGCAATTCATGTGGACCCTCAACACCGGTGGCCGCCTGCTACTGGGCCGGCGCTTTGGTGCCAGTTATTGGGGAGAGCGTTTTGGCATGAATCCGGGCTCGGCGCTGGAATGTTTGATTCATCGAAGTGCACCGGCTCATACCCGGGTGCACATCAATTATGACTAG
- a CDS encoding phage tail sheath subtilisin-like domain-containing protein — protein sequence MAIGFSNIPADIRVPLFYAEMDNSAANSGSSTLRRLIVAQVNDNVTSADVGKLVLVSSVALAKSIGGQGSMLASMYETFRKTDPVGEIWCLPVHNTVGSIAKGVLTLTGTATESGVLNLYVGGVRVQAAIVKGATAAQAASALALKVNAAADLPVAAVVVEGVVTLSAKWTGDSGNDISLHFNRLGKSNGEDTPAGLTTAITAMTGGAGVPDQVAAVAALGDEPFEFICMPWTDVATLNTWQAVMDDSAGRWSWAKQLFGHVYTAKRGTVGTLVAAGQTRNDQHMTIQALEQGVPQPFWVQAAALAARTAVFISADASRPTQSGSLPGVDPAPASERFTLTERQSLLSYGIATAYYEGGYVRIQRSITTYQKNAYGQVDNSYLDSETMHQSAFIVRRLQSVITSKYGRHKLAADGTRFGAGQPIVTPSTLRGELIAQYVKLELEGHVENAELFAEHLVVERDSQDPSRVNVLFPPDYINGLRVFALLNQFRLQYDNAA from the coding sequence ATGGCGATCGGTTTCAGCAATATCCCCGCGGACATTCGTGTTCCGCTGTTCTACGCCGAGATGGACAATTCGGCAGCCAATAGCGGGTCGTCGACCCTGCGTCGCTTGATCGTCGCTCAGGTCAACGACAACGTGACCAGTGCCGACGTCGGCAAACTGGTGCTGGTCTCCAGCGTCGCACTGGCCAAAAGCATCGGCGGCCAAGGCTCGATGCTGGCCTCGATGTACGAGACTTTCCGCAAGACCGACCCGGTCGGCGAGATCTGGTGCCTGCCGGTGCACAACACCGTGGGCAGCATCGCCAAAGGCGTATTGACCCTGACGGGTACTGCGACTGAAAGCGGCGTGCTGAATCTGTACGTCGGTGGTGTTCGGGTCCAGGCGGCCATCGTCAAGGGCGCCACGGCGGCTCAAGCCGCCAGCGCCCTGGCCCTGAAAGTCAACGCCGCGGCAGACCTGCCGGTGGCCGCTGTTGTGGTCGAAGGCGTGGTGACCCTGAGCGCCAAATGGACCGGCGACAGCGGTAACGACATCAGCCTGCACTTCAACCGCCTAGGCAAGAGCAACGGCGAAGACACCCCGGCCGGCCTGACCACTGCCATCACCGCGATGACCGGTGGCGCGGGTGTACCGGATCAGGTTGCTGCGGTTGCGGCACTGGGCGATGAGCCATTCGAGTTCATCTGCATGCCGTGGACCGATGTCGCGACCCTCAACACCTGGCAAGCCGTCATGGATGACAGCGCCGGTCGTTGGTCGTGGGCCAAGCAATTGTTCGGTCACGTCTACACCGCCAAGCGCGGCACCGTCGGCACCCTGGTGGCGGCCGGTCAAACCCGCAACGACCAGCACATGACCATTCAGGCGCTGGAACAAGGCGTACCGCAACCGTTCTGGGTTCAGGCCGCCGCACTGGCTGCCCGCACCGCGGTGTTCATCTCTGCCGACGCCAGCCGTCCGACCCAAAGCGGCAGCCTGCCGGGTGTCGATCCGGCGCCGGCCAGTGAGCGTTTCACCCTGACCGAGCGCCAGTCGCTGCTCAGCTACGGCATCGCGACCGCTTACTACGAAGGCGGTTACGTGCGCATTCAGCGCTCGATCACCACCTACCAGAAGAACGCGTACGGCCAGGTTGACAATTCTTACCTGGACAGCGAAACCATGCACCAGTCGGCGTTCATCGTGCGTCGCCTGCAAAGCGTGATCACCAGCAAATACGGTCGCCACAAACTGGCCGCCGACGGCACCCGGTTTGGCGCCGGCCAGCCAATCGTCACCCCGAGCACCCTTCGCGGTGAGCTGATTGCCCAGTACGTCAAGCTCGAACTCGAAGGTCATGTGGAGAACGCCGAGCTGTTCGCCGAACACCTGGTCGTGGAACGTGACAGTCAGGATCCGAGCCGTGTGAACGTACTGTTCCCACCTGATTACATCAATGGTCTGCGCGTGTTCGCACTGCTCAACCAGTTCCGTTTGCAGTACGACAACGCGGCTTGA
- a CDS encoding S24 family peptidase: MQKRNVSTVLRALLDQHGISPTELHRRTGVPQSTLSRILSGKIVDPSDKHISKIAEYFRVSTDQLRGRADVVPITRPERQESHSELKDISLWDDDTPVDDDEVSVPFLREVELAAGSGRFVIEESERSSLRFGKRSLRHNGVQFDQAKCVTVRGNSMLPVLRDGATVGVNAGKCGIGDIIDGDLYAINHNGQLRVKQLYRLPTGIRLRSFNRDEHPDEDYTFQEIQEEQIVILGHVFWWGMYAR; this comes from the coding sequence ATGCAAAAACGCAATGTTTCTACCGTCTTAAGAGCACTGCTCGACCAGCACGGAATCTCCCCTACGGAGCTTCACCGGCGAACCGGCGTGCCTCAATCCACCCTCTCGCGGATTCTCAGCGGGAAGATCGTCGATCCTTCGGATAAACACATCTCGAAGATCGCCGAATACTTCCGTGTGAGCACCGACCAGTTGCGCGGGCGCGCCGATGTGGTGCCTATCACCCGGCCCGAGCGCCAAGAGTCGCACTCGGAACTCAAGGACATAAGTTTGTGGGACGACGATACACCTGTCGACGACGACGAGGTGTCGGTCCCCTTTCTTCGCGAGGTTGAATTGGCTGCTGGATCAGGAAGATTCGTCATCGAAGAGAGCGAGCGTTCGAGCTTGCGCTTCGGCAAGCGCAGCTTGCGGCATAACGGTGTGCAGTTCGATCAGGCCAAGTGTGTGACGGTGCGCGGCAACAGCATGTTACCGGTGCTGCGCGACGGCGCCACGGTGGGGGTCAATGCCGGCAAGTGCGGGATTGGCGACATCATCGACGGTGACCTCTATGCCATCAACCATAATGGGCAATTGCGGGTGAAGCAGCTTTATCGCCTGCCGACCGGGATTCGCCTGCGCAGCTTCAATCGCGACGAGCACCCGGATGAGGACTACACCTTCCAGGAAATCCAGGAAGAGCAAATCGTGATCCTCGGTCACGTCTTCTGGTGGGGTATGTACGCCCGTTAA
- a CDS encoding phage tail protein yields the protein MAETDSNDKKAFLLTGIDKLFPKLESLRAKVDGFKTHLEATGLGKLDISGLFKGGRVITPFVDGIKSAAAFEGKLVDVSESAKNVDVPSVPSSAAQNMNVFSASMDKISGAVDAALLPAVGALVVGLEPLLTGVGALLDDNPALVQGIAAGAIAFSAIQTAVSGASQAIDVMNTLAKTSPIVLVAMGIAVAAGLIVANWKPVSAFFAGLWQEIAPVVIPMAEFFKTMFAFTPLGMIINHWGAVSQVLAAFWDVIKAAASLLFDALKVMFNWTPLGLVIANWAPISRFFAALWEGIKIVATPIVGFLRELFSWMPMNLIIANWGPITGLFAAIWDLLKALTVPVMDLLRNLFNWTPLGLIIANWGAISEVFAVIWEGIKTVALAGFGVLSGVFMWSPLGQIIEQWEPITEWFSQWWDKLQAIMAPIKEMLGGDFGGFIAKITGKVEGLTEAQHKTNAEVKGEFAPALFGASTDQPALTTGLPQSSSALVQQSAANNRTQLEGGLTVRFENAPAGMRTDQPQTNQPGLTLTPRVGYRSLSLGGSNELA from the coding sequence ATGGCAGAGACAGATAGCAATGACAAAAAAGCGTTCTTGCTGACGGGTATCGACAAGCTGTTTCCCAAGCTCGAAAGCCTTCGGGCGAAAGTCGATGGCTTCAAGACCCACCTTGAGGCAACCGGCCTGGGCAAACTGGACATCAGCGGTTTGTTCAAGGGCGGCAGAGTGATCACGCCCTTCGTGGACGGCATCAAGTCGGCCGCGGCGTTCGAGGGCAAATTGGTTGATGTCAGCGAGTCGGCCAAAAATGTCGATGTGCCGAGCGTGCCCAGCAGTGCGGCGCAAAACATGAACGTGTTCAGCGCGTCGATGGACAAGATTTCGGGTGCAGTCGATGCAGCGTTGTTGCCGGCGGTGGGTGCGCTGGTGGTCGGGCTGGAGCCGTTGCTCACGGGCGTCGGGGCGTTGCTGGACGACAACCCGGCGCTGGTTCAAGGGATAGCGGCGGGCGCTATCGCGTTCTCCGCGATTCAAACGGCGGTGAGCGGTGCTTCACAAGCCATTGACGTGATGAACACGCTGGCCAAGACCAGCCCCATCGTGCTGGTCGCCATGGGGATCGCCGTAGCCGCCGGTTTGATCGTGGCGAACTGGAAGCCGGTCTCGGCGTTTTTCGCCGGGCTCTGGCAAGAGATTGCGCCGGTTGTCATACCGATGGCGGAGTTCTTCAAGACGATGTTCGCCTTCACGCCGCTGGGGATGATCATCAACCATTGGGGGGCGGTCAGTCAGGTGCTCGCGGCGTTCTGGGACGTTATCAAAGCGGCGGCTTCGCTGCTGTTCGATGCGCTCAAAGTGATGTTCAACTGGACGCCGCTGGGTCTGGTCATTGCCAACTGGGCGCCGATCAGCCGCTTTTTCGCGGCGCTCTGGGAAGGGATCAAAATCGTGGCGACGCCGATCGTGGGCTTCCTGCGGGAGTTGTTTTCCTGGATGCCGATGAATCTGATCATCGCGAACTGGGGGCCGATCACCGGATTGTTCGCAGCCATCTGGGACTTGCTCAAGGCGCTGACCGTGCCGGTCATGGACCTCTTGCGCAACCTGTTCAACTGGACACCGCTGGGGCTGATCATCGCCAACTGGGGAGCGATCAGCGAAGTGTTCGCAGTGATCTGGGAAGGCATCAAAACCGTGGCACTGGCGGGTTTCGGCGTGTTGAGCGGGGTGTTCATGTGGTCGCCCCTGGGGCAGATCATCGAGCAGTGGGAACCGATCACCGAATGGTTCTCCCAATGGTGGGACAAGCTGCAAGCGATCATGGCGCCGATCAAGGAAATGCTCGGCGGCGATTTCGGCGGCTTCATCGCCAAGATCACCGGCAAGGTCGAAGGATTGACCGAGGCGCAGCACAAAACCAACGCCGAAGTCAAAGGTGAGTTCGCGCCGGCACTGTTTGGTGCCAGCACTGATCAACCCGCGTTGACCACGGGCTTGCCACAAAGCTCCAGCGCGCTGGTGCAACAAAGCGCCGCCAACAACCGCACACAACTGGAAGGCGGTTTGACGGTGCGCTTCGAAAACGCCCCGGCGGGCATGCGCACCGATCAGCCGCAAACCAACCAGCCGGGCCTGACCCTCACGCCGCGTGTCGGCTATCGCTCACTTTCCCTGGGAGGTTCCAATGAACTGGCGTGA
- a CDS encoding phage baseplate assembly protein, translated as MTELENTVTLTVDGLDYGGWKSVEISADLERQFRTFTLNITWQWPGQTLAVPIKAGSRCQVRIGCDLVLTGHVYKAPVSYDGKQISLSIEGSSLTQDLVDCAAINRPSQWQEQSLLSIVQSLAASYGVGVVSEIPQMAKLSKHSIVPGETVFQSIDRLLTLYRVFSTDDAEGRVLLAKPGSGGRASDALELGKNILSANAPMDFSRVFSEYRVIGQHKGNDQKSGTAVSEVSGTATDPGGTRKRVTVISESAQLTSELAQQRADWESAIRTGKAQTTTYRVQGWRQSNGDLWQHNTLVRVIDNVLGFDGDLLISKVTYSLSEQGSITTLQVAPPHTFDANPVPPKKS; from the coding sequence ATGACCGAACTGGAAAACACCGTCACCCTGACCGTGGACGGTCTGGATTATGGCGGCTGGAAAAGCGTCGAAATCAGTGCGGACCTGGAGCGTCAGTTCCGCACCTTCACACTCAACATCACCTGGCAGTGGCCGGGGCAGACACTGGCGGTGCCGATCAAGGCCGGCTCGCGCTGTCAGGTGCGGATCGGCTGCGACCTGGTGCTCACCGGGCATGTCTACAAGGCGCCGGTCAGTTACGACGGCAAGCAGATCAGCCTGTCCATCGAGGGCAGTTCGCTGACTCAGGACCTGGTGGATTGCGCGGCTATCAACCGCCCGAGCCAATGGCAGGAACAAAGCCTGTTGAGCATTGTTCAGTCCCTGGCGGCGTCCTACGGCGTGGGCGTGGTCAGCGAAATCCCGCAAATGGCGAAGCTGAGTAAACACAGCATCGTGCCGGGCGAAACGGTATTTCAGTCCATCGACCGCTTGTTGACCTTGTACCGGGTGTTCTCCACCGACGATGCCGAAGGCCGCGTGCTGCTGGCCAAACCCGGCAGCGGCGGACGGGCCAGCGATGCGCTGGAGCTGGGCAAGAATATTCTGTCGGCCAATGCGCCGATGGACTTCAGCCGGGTGTTCTCCGAATACCGGGTGATCGGCCAGCACAAGGGCAACGACCAGAAAAGCGGCACGGCCGTGAGCGAAGTCTCGGGGACGGCCACCGACCCCGGCGGCACACGCAAACGGGTCACGGTGATCAGCGAAAGCGCCCAACTGACCAGCGAACTGGCCCAGCAACGTGCCGACTGGGAAAGCGCCATCCGCACCGGCAAAGCGCAGACCACCACTTATCGCGTACAGGGCTGGCGACAGTCCAACGGCGACTTGTGGCAGCACAACACGTTGGTGCGGGTGATCGACAACGTGCTGGGGTTTGACGGCGACCTGTTGATCTCCAAGGTCACTTACTCGCTGTCCGAACAAGGCTCGATCACCACCTTGCAAGTGGCGCCGCCGCATACGTTCGATGCCAATCCGGTCCCGCCCAAGAAGTCTTGA
- a CDS encoding phage tail tube protein — protein sequence MGQLIAGTCYVKVDGAQLTINGGCEAPLMSTKRETVVPGFYKETDITPSFKVTALHTPDFPLKQLIAGTDMTVTCEFSNGKVFVLAGAYLVDAPISKGDDASIALIFEGIKGTWQ from the coding sequence ATGGGTCAACTGATTGCGGGCACCTGCTACGTCAAAGTGGACGGCGCTCAACTGACCATCAACGGTGGCTGCGAAGCACCGCTGATGTCCACCAAACGTGAAACCGTCGTACCAGGCTTCTACAAGGAAACCGACATCACCCCGTCGTTCAAGGTGACGGCGCTGCACACCCCGGACTTCCCGCTCAAGCAACTGATCGCCGGCACCGACATGACTGTCACCTGCGAGTTCAGCAACGGCAAAGTCTTTGTGCTGGCCGGTGCCTACCTGGTCGACGCACCGATCTCCAAGGGTGACGACGCCTCCATCGCGTTGATCTTCGAAGGCATCAAGGGGACCTGGCAATGA
- a CDS encoding phage holin family protein — protein MTNEQQALLDMPIWLVIALALVGGVSGEMWRADKEGARGWSLLRRLALRSGACVVCGVSTIMLLYAAGVSIWTAGAFGCLTAMAGADVAIGLYERWAAKRLGVCDVPPRDPGQDH, from the coding sequence ATGACAAACGAGCAACAAGCGTTGCTGGACATGCCGATCTGGCTGGTCATCGCCTTAGCGCTGGTCGGCGGGGTGTCCGGCGAAATGTGGCGCGCCGACAAGGAGGGCGCTCGAGGTTGGTCATTGCTGCGGCGTCTGGCCCTGCGTTCCGGGGCCTGCGTGGTGTGCGGGGTGTCGACCATCATGCTGCTTTACGCCGCCGGCGTGTCGATCTGGACCGCCGGCGCCTTCGGTTGCCTCACGGCGATGGCGGGAGCGGACGTGGCCATCGGTTTGTACGAACGCTGGGCAGCCAAGCGCCTGGGTGTTTGTGACGTGCCGCCGCGCGACCCCGGCCAGGATCACTAA